The following are from one region of the Gammaproteobacteria bacterium genome:
- a CDS encoding NAD(P)-dependent oxidoreductase has translation MKFALITGARGFVGRHLARALHQHGAQVCGIGHGAWAESERVAWGVSYWLNGDVTKRNLDIIQSNVGPPGVVFHLAGGSSVGPSLLAPEEDFRRSVLSAAELLEWARLAAPEVRLVLASSAAVYGAGHSQAIRETDALAPYSPYGYHKRIAEELFESYGKNFGLHVAIVRLFSVYGSELRKQLLWDSCGRLAGDATRLGLGGSGNEMRDWLHISDAVELLRIAASHASHDGFIVNGGTGSAVTVREVAEQLCTAWGMGTQLSFSGKNRQGDPQYLVADVALAKSLGFVPKMSLQAGIADYVDWFKRVNFQASA, from the coding sequence ATGAAGTTTGCCCTGATTACTGGTGCTAGAGGATTTGTCGGACGGCATCTGGCGCGTGCACTCCACCAACATGGAGCTCAGGTGTGTGGGATCGGTCATGGTGCCTGGGCTGAATCAGAGCGTGTTGCGTGGGGCGTGAGCTATTGGCTGAACGGCGATGTGACCAAGCGCAATCTGGATATTATTCAGTCAAATGTGGGGCCGCCTGGTGTGGTGTTTCATTTGGCGGGTGGCAGTTCAGTGGGGCCTTCTTTGTTAGCACCTGAAGAGGATTTTCGCCGTTCGGTGTTATCTGCTGCGGAGTTGCTTGAGTGGGCGCGATTGGCTGCGCCCGAGGTACGTTTGGTGCTGGCATCCAGCGCGGCAGTGTATGGCGCGGGGCACAGTCAGGCAATTCGTGAAACCGATGCGCTGGCACCCTATTCACCTTATGGTTACCACAAACGTATTGCAGAAGAGTTGTTTGAATCGTATGGCAAGAACTTTGGCTTGCATGTAGCCATCGTGCGGCTGTTTTCTGTGTATGGTTCAGAGCTAAGGAAACAGTTGTTATGGGATTCGTGTGGTCGGTTGGCAGGCGATGCAACGCGATTGGGGTTGGGGGGGTCGGGCAACGAAATGCGGGACTGGTTGCATATTTCAGATGCTGTTGAACTTCTGCGTATCGCCGCATCTCATGCAAGCCATGATGGATTTATCGTCAATGGGGGTACGGGTTCTGCGGTCACTGTGCGCGAGGTCGCCGAACAACTTTGCACTGCGTGGGGAATGGGTACTCAGTTGAGTTTTAGCGGTAAGAATCGTCAAGGTGATCCACAATATCTGGTGGCAGACGTGGCTCTAGCAAAGTCCCTTGGCTTCGTGCCGAAGATGAGTTTGCAAGCGGGTATAGCTGACTATGTGGATTGGTTCAAGCGCGTCAATTTTCAGGCGTCCGCATGA
- a CDS encoding glycosyltransferase family 4 protein — protein sequence MHPSSRPVRLVIVTNIPAPYRLPVYALLAQEPDIDLHVVYCSGREPDREWNLGKMSFAHTFLKNSFLSYRGRYIHFNYDVWPVLRSLKPDIVVTTGFNPTHLMAYAWTRLHGARHVAMTDGTLESEATLTILHRWIRRHVYRHTAAFIGASDGVMQLYRSYGVASSAMFKSHLCADNTLFFNTPPQAKTYDFIFCGRFEAVKNPFFALDVAREAAQRLGRRVSIVFVGSGGLEGQIRSYAKTIEAEVDASFAGFAKQEALPAWYGASRIFLFPTQWDPWGVVANEACAAGVPVLVSDVAGSAGELVRDGENGFVLPLDRERWTNAAVRLLTDESLYAMMVARCRERVGEYRYDNAARGIAQAVRAADRACLPWSTYKSGARPKVVIIQRRITQYRVPLFNLMREKLDAAGVDLIVVYGDPLPGEKLKADSGELPWGVHVPCRYWLNGRLCWQNAMSVVSNASMVVVTQENKLLFNYLRSFLKKDRKWAFWGHGRNFQSTSPNSFGERFKRGTAKRMDWWFAYTRLSADLLTAVGFPDSRITVLNNASDTSGFCRMRVSITLEESRALRESLGFDEEPVGVYVGSLYTDKRLDFLFAAAEAIRSEVPDFHLLIVGDGPERDKVQAWCAAHPWARWVGTRFGREKVTYTSVAQVMLNPGLVGLGILDAFVCGVPLLTTDCGIHSPEIAYLENGINGVMTEDDLDAYVNASVLLLRDGKALNALRDGCAISAVEYTLEKMACQFVEGVTRCLAAPCYNGRDR from the coding sequence ATGCATCCTTCTTCCAGGCCTGTTCGTCTGGTTATTGTCACCAACATTCCTGCGCCGTACCGGTTGCCGGTATATGCCCTGCTGGCGCAGGAGCCCGACATTGACCTCCACGTGGTGTATTGCAGTGGGCGTGAACCGGATCGCGAGTGGAATCTGGGGAAGATGTCATTTGCGCATACGTTTCTGAAGAACTCGTTCTTGAGCTACCGAGGCCGGTACATTCATTTCAATTACGACGTGTGGCCAGTGTTGCGCTCGCTCAAGCCGGATATTGTGGTGACAACGGGGTTTAATCCCACGCATCTTATGGCCTATGCATGGACGCGCCTGCACGGTGCGCGGCATGTGGCCATGACGGACGGGACATTGGAGTCAGAGGCAACGCTGACTATTCTGCACCGCTGGATCAGGCGTCATGTATATCGACATACGGCTGCTTTCATCGGTGCCAGCGACGGAGTCATGCAGTTGTACCGCTCGTATGGCGTCGCTTCCAGCGCCATGTTCAAGTCGCATTTGTGTGCAGACAATACGCTGTTCTTCAATACGCCACCACAGGCGAAGACATATGACTTCATATTTTGCGGTCGCTTTGAAGCGGTGAAAAATCCATTTTTCGCCCTGGATGTGGCCCGCGAAGCTGCACAGCGGCTCGGACGCCGGGTGTCTATCGTGTTCGTGGGGTCAGGCGGACTGGAAGGCCAGATACGTTCTTATGCGAAGACTATTGAAGCCGAGGTTGATGCAAGCTTCGCCGGTTTTGCAAAGCAGGAGGCGCTTCCCGCGTGGTATGGTGCTTCCCGCATTTTTCTGTTTCCAACCCAGTGGGATCCCTGGGGTGTGGTGGCAAACGAGGCCTGTGCAGCCGGTGTGCCGGTACTGGTTTCCGACGTCGCAGGCTCGGCGGGTGAGCTGGTGCGGGATGGCGAAAACGGCTTCGTGTTGCCGCTCGACCGGGAGCGCTGGACGAATGCCGCAGTCAGGCTGCTGACCGACGAATCGCTCTACGCTATGATGGTGGCACGTTGTCGTGAGCGGGTGGGTGAGTACCGCTATGACAATGCGGCGCGCGGGATTGCACAAGCAGTGCGGGCAGCCGACCGGGCCTGCCTGCCATGGAGCACCTACAAGTCCGGTGCGCGCCCCAAAGTGGTGATTATTCAGCGCCGGATCACTCAATACCGAGTGCCTCTGTTTAACCTGATGCGTGAAAAGTTGGATGCCGCCGGAGTGGATTTGATTGTGGTATACGGCGACCCGCTGCCAGGCGAGAAACTCAAGGCTGATTCGGGAGAGCTGCCCTGGGGGGTTCATGTGCCGTGCCGCTACTGGCTCAATGGACGGCTCTGCTGGCAGAATGCCATGTCGGTGGTGAGCAATGCGAGCATGGTGGTGGTTACTCAAGAGAACAAATTACTGTTCAACTATCTGAGATCATTTCTGAAAAAAGACCGGAAGTGGGCATTCTGGGGGCATGGACGCAATTTCCAGTCGACCTCACCGAACTCGTTCGGCGAGCGCTTCAAACGCGGGACGGCCAAGCGGATGGACTGGTGGTTTGCCTACACGAGGCTGAGTGCCGATCTTTTGACGGCGGTGGGGTTTCCCGACAGTCGCATAACAGTCTTGAACAACGCGTCAGATACCTCCGGATTTTGTCGTATGCGGGTCTCGATTACGCTTGAAGAATCGCGCGCTCTGCGTGAATCTCTGGGCTTTGATGAAGAGCCAGTGGGGGTGTACGTGGGTTCGCTCTATACCGACAAACGATTGGATTTTCTGTTTGCTGCTGCCGAGGCGATCCGCAGCGAGGTACCCGACTTTCATTTGCTGATTGTGGGCGATGGGCCAGAGCGTGACAAGGTGCAGGCTTGGTGTGCCGCCCACCCCTGGGCGCGCTGGGTGGGTACGCGTTTTGGTAGGGAGAAAGTGACATACACCTCAGTGGCACAGGTGATGTTGAATCCGGGACTGGTAGGTCTGGGTATTCTGGACGCGTTTGTCTGCGGCGTACCCTTGCTGACCACAGACTGTGGCATTCATAGTCCCGAAATCGCCTATCTCGAAAATGGCATCAACGGTGTGATGACGGAGGACGATCTGGATGCTTATGTGAACGCCAGTGTGCTTCTGCTGCGCGATGGCAAGGCCTTGAATGCTCTGCGCGACGGGTGCGCTATCAGTGCGGTGGAATATACGCTGGAAAAAATGGCATGCCAATTTGTCGAGGGCGTGACGCGCTGTCTGGCGGCCCCGTGTTACAATGGGCGTGACCGCTGA